In the Candidatus Bathyarchaeia archaeon genome, AAAAGACAGAAAAGCATAACGCAAAACTGCAGGTTCCGCCGATTGTTACACTCGCAAAACAGTCATGAGTTTATCCATATAATCGAGTAAAATACACAATATTTTACCTACGCCACCTAAGCCACTAGCAATTCCACGCAAATTACGAATGTCAAGGTGAGTTATTGTTCTCGTAAATATCGCAACTGGAAGCAGAACTAACAGAAAGAGAACCACACCTAAAACAAGTTCAACCCAACTGGAAAAGCTCAACAACGAAATGGTAACAAAAGTTATAATTGCAGCTACCGCTGAGGAAAACAGGATTTTTGCAGAAGACCCCCAATCTACACTTACCCCGTAGGTTTTCTTGATGAACCATAGCCCCATGATTAGGCTGGGAATATTTGCGGTAAGGAGAGTCGCGATTAGACCCAAGACACCAAACCGCATAATCATAACATAACCCATCGGAAAACCTATCAATCCGGTAACCAATCCCATCTTCAAAACAAAACCCGTCTGCCCTTGACCATTTAGAAGTCCACCCAAGCTAAGGTGACCAAACGCGGCGTATAGGTATTGAATTGCAAGCAGAGCCAAAAATAGTGGAGCTGTTTCGTAAGTGTCTCCAAAAAGTGCTGCCACGGCTGGTCCTGACAAACACATCACAATAGCCGTAGCTGGAACGACAAAAAAAGATGCATACTTCACTGAAAACTGGAATATACTCTTCAGGTTTTCACGGTCTTTCACGGCATCCAGTTTTGAAAAGGCAGGAAACATCATGGTTGTTATTGGCATAGCGAAGAAAGTTATCAGAACAACAAAATTCATGGCTACGCTATAGTTTCCAATCATCACGTTGTCTTCTATATAATGAATAGGCAATAAAAACGCATAATATTGTGGCAAAATAGACGTAATGAGCACAGCAAAGGACAAAGGCAAACAATACGTTAACATTGCGGTTAAGTAAGCTTTTATTTCAAGCCTATTAGTAGAAGGCTTAGGCAAATGCCTGTAAATGTTCCAAATAAGGATCACGCCAACAACACCACCAATGTAGGTTCCTGCTGTGAAACCAATAATTGCGCCATTAACTTCAAGACCCAAGAGAACCAAGCCAATTATGATTGCCGTTTTAAAGGCACTTTGACAGATCATCATGATGCTGTTTAGTTCCAGCCTTTCATAGCCAGTAAATGCAGCAGTGGCAGCTGAAACCAGCCCGCTTGCAAAAACAGAAAAAGAAACAATCTGGATAAGAGGGGCTATAACTGGACGGTTAAAGACGCTGGTGGCTAAGAAATCGGCAAATAAAAACGAAAAAACGGAGAGGAGCAAACCTGAAGCGACCTCAAAGATTAGTCCTGAAAGGTATACGCTTCTAATTTCATCAAGTCTATTCTCAGCGCGATACTGAGCCGTGAAGCGTATCATTGCTGAGTTCATGCCCCAGTCTCTGAAAATGTAGATCAGGTTTGGAACGGTCAAAACGACTGCATACAACCCGTATGAATCGGAGCCTAACAGTCGAGCAATGAATATAGTGCCTATTGAGGAAATCAGGGTGGAAATTACGAGTCCCCAGAGGAAGTGGAAACTGCCTTTCGCTGAAGTTTTTGCGATGTCTGCAGTTTTGCTCATGTTGTCCTCATCGTCCCCAGTTGTATAGAAGGTTACGGATACAATTTCGACAGGTTATGCTTATCGTTTTTGGTCGTAACAGGATGAGGTGACAGAAGCTGTTGTTCGAGAAAATCAAACTTTAAGAGGTACCTCTAAAACTTGACCACACCTAACACGAAGCACCTACGCGACACCGAACTTATAAGGAGCTATTTTCAGCGACAACAGGTTTTCTGTTTAATTTGCTAAGTAACCCCGTGCTGGTTTTTGTCAATGAAGGTAAACCAATGAGGTCTGTGGAGACTGCTAGAAGCCTAACCAAAAGTGCAAAAGGCAGAGCAATCTCGAGAGGGGCGCCGATGTTGGTCAGCAAAAAGACATAGGCTGCTTCCTGCAGACCTAAACCTGCAAAGGTTATTGGAACATACATGAAAACAGCGGTTAGGGGACCCATGAAAAGCATGTCCAAAAAGGTGGGTTGAGCTAGACTAAGGGCTTGCGCGAGAACATAAAGGGAGATTCCACTAAACAGCACTGAAGCTAAAATCGAGATGATAATGGTTTTGGCTGATTTTCGTATTGCCACTTTGTCTTTGGAAAACGTCGCACGTAGAGATTCAAGTTTCCTAATCAAAATGCCTATGATGGGAAGTTTTGAGAGCCGCTGAAGCAGACCTGAAAAACAGTTAGTCCAGACCAGCACGGTTAAACCGATGCCTCCAACAAGCAGCAAGGTTATGCCGAGAAGCATGGCTTGGACCATGGTTGGGTCAATATTGATGCGGGTTAAAAAGTAGATTAGAGCGATAGTTGAGAAGGCGGCTTTGATGAAAAAGTTAAAGGCGCCTACAGACATCACGCTTATCATGCCCTTTTCTAATGGGACAGCCCTCAACTGGTTAAGCAGGACGGGAGTTGCAAAGTAACCTGATTTTGCGGGAGTAACGTCACTTAGAAGTTGTCCTCCAAAGTTTGCCAACTGAGTTATTCGCAGGGGTGGCGCGGCGTTGGTTGCTTTCAAAGCGCCATGCAGTGCGAAACCTATGGATAAAGAGGATAAAATGAAAAACGCTATAGACAAACCTAAAACAGGTATGTTAATGTGGGACAAAGCGTGGTAGGTTTCGGACAGGTTCACATTTTGGAACAGCAGGTACAAAATAAGAAGGCTGACCGCTACCTGGACAGGAATGAGCAGAGTTCTTATGCGTTTTTGCGATAAATTCAACAGGCAACTACCTTATTGGGTTAAGCCACAACAGCTAACAAAACTTGTGCAGAATTTAATTTAACCATTATGCTCAAACAAGGACAAACAGGCAAACCAAGCATCAAACCAGGGGACACAGCATCAAGAGCAGTAACTTGAAGGTAAACTCAACATCTCAAAATGTTTCAGGCAATGAAGGCTGTCTTGTATGTAAAATAAAAAGGTTAGACAGGTTGGATTGGCCGAATTTCAGGAGCATTTTTATTTCGGGTCTGTCACCAAAGAACGCTAGTTTAAAAACGCCAGTTTCCGCAGCAATCAATTAATTCCATTGGAGTCTCCCTAAAGTCTAGTTGGTGTTGACAGATAGTACTAGTACGGCACCAATAAGGGCAAAACTGGACAGGCACATAAGCGTAAAACCCATAGACTGCGATGTCTGTAGAAAGAACCCAATCAATGGCGCCTCAATTATTGTTGCAGTGCGGTTCCAAAAGGACATCATTCCAAAACCAAGACCAGCCTGTCGGACGGAAACCGCTTGAGCCATCAGCACAAATGCCAAGGCGGGTACTGTGCCAGCCGATGCCCCAACAATAAGAACCCCGACAACAAGTCCAGCG is a window encoding:
- a CDS encoding lysylphosphatidylglycerol synthase transmembrane domain-containing protein, which produces MNLSQKRIRTLLIPVQVAVSLLILYLLFQNVNLSETYHALSHINIPVLGLSIAFFILSSLSIGFALHGALKATNAAPPLRITQLANFGGQLLSDVTPAKSGYFATPVLLNQLRAVPLEKGMISVMSVGAFNFFIKAAFSTIALIYFLTRINIDPTMVQAMLLGITLLLVGGIGLTVLVWTNCFSGLLQRLSKLPIIGILIRKLESLRATFSKDKVAIRKSAKTIIISILASVLFSGISLYVLAQALSLAQPTFLDMLFMGPLTAVFMYVPITFAGLGLQEAAYVFLLTNIGAPLEIALPFALLVRLLAVSTDLIGLPSLTKTSTGLLSKLNRKPVVAENSSL
- a CDS encoding oligosaccharide flippase family protein, which encodes MSKTADIAKTSAKGSFHFLWGLVISTLISSIGTIFIARLLGSDSYGLYAVVLTVPNLIYIFRDWGMNSAMIRFTAQYRAENRLDEIRSVYLSGLIFEVASGLLLSVFSFLFADFLATSVFNRPVIAPLIQIVSFSVFASGLVSAATAAFTGYERLELNSIMMICQSAFKTAIIIGLVLLGLEVNGAIIGFTAGTYIGGVVGVILIWNIYRHLPKPSTNRLEIKAYLTAMLTYCLPLSFAVLITSILPQYYAFLLPIHYIEDNVMIGNYSVAMNFVVLITFFAMPITTMMFPAFSKLDAVKDRENLKSIFQFSVKYASFFVVPATAIVMCLSGPAVAALFGDTYETAPLFLALLAIQYLYAAFGHLSLGGLLNGQGQTGFVLKMGLVTGLIGFPMGYVMIMRFGVLGLIATLLTANIPSLIMGLWFIKKTYGVSVDWGSSAKILFSSAVAAIITFVTISLLSFSSWVELVLGVVLFLLVLLPVAIFTRTITHLDIRNLRGIASGLGGVGKILCILLDYMDKLMTVLRV